In Vigna angularis cultivar LongXiaoDou No.4 chromosome 8, ASM1680809v1, whole genome shotgun sequence, the DNA window ACTTGAAGTAGAGGACCTTTCATTCTTGTCACTACCATAATTATCTTTACAAAATGGTCAAGTGATGAAATCACACTAAACACTAGTGCGAAAAAGCTTTTTTATACCGGTTAAAATTGTTTTCTATACTTGTTCTAGATCCGGTATAGAAagtgttatatattaaaaaaatgaaggtGGTTGTTAATGCTAAATTCAAACATATTGAAACAGAACTTGAAtagtgaaaaaattataaatgctaaattgaaacaaaacaagTATACAGGTGATAAAAGGGTTAAACATTTTGTTACATTGTAATTATAGAGTTTATAATGCTTATGGCACCAAAAGAAAACTTCAACATGTTTAACCACCTAGGCTTGTAATATACCACAAACATGGAACTAGTAAAAAATACATGAGAGGTTGTGGAAAGCACTCCAAGATGCATActctagcttgaaatcatagaAAAAGGTGTGAGACTTTGCTATCGTGCTACACGCCTAACACCAACTCTCAATTCGCCATTCTCTCCCTTATAACCATGTGATTGTTACTTTATGGactaaaccaaaacaaaaaaaagtatcttatattaatttatgaatattatGCATAGATAATCAATGAAAGCTGTCAATTTTAAAGGATGAGAAATGAACatggaaggaagaaaaataatataatcaagtAAGAATAACAACTATTTTGTTATATGGGAATTTGAAAATCTATTGGTGGTTGAATGTTGTGGGAAATCGAAGTTATGGGCGATGACCATGGTTGGATGGAGGAGTGGTCTAGTGACAAGAGATGACATTTAGATAGAtaagagagatagagagaaaataagaagaagaacTCGTGCCGactgttcttttgagtggatttgagggagtggatttgagagaatttgaaaataaatttttttgtcgtttatttgagtgaatttggaggtaaatgagagtgaatttggaaataaatttttttaatttgtcacgtcaatacaattctatactaattctcacaaattttatttccaaattcactctcatttacttcaaaattcactcaaataaacgacaaaaaaatttatcttcaaatcccctcaaattcattccctcaaatccactcaaaaaaacaaggTCGTTGTCGGCATTAGCGTTATGGTAGTAACCTCTTAGTGGCATGATTGCGAAAAGGTGGCTTGACCAAAGAAAAGAGGATTCACGATGGGAGTGTGTGTAGTTTTGAAAGTTGAAGAGTTTGTAGGTTTTCTTATTTACCCattataattagaattaatatagaaagttttcttatttattacacCTCATCCACTTTTCATATCAATTATAACTACAAtcgatataaaaattattatcttatttacaGTTATGTTATTGCAtctattttttatactatttataattataactagTATAGAAAGTGCTATCTTATTTAGAATtttgttgtatattttttatacataatgaattataactaatataaaaattcattataaaaaatgattttgtcCTAGTGAAAGAAaccgagagaaaaaaagaaagaaagctcTTTTCGATTATATGACGTTTATTTTAATGTGTTCAATTTAATCTTGATGAAGCTTCAATATGTATGCCTCAAAGTAAATGACGAAGATGCAATGATGCCCATGTTAGCTTCTCTTTTGTCATCCTAAGAGAACTTGGAAAAAATTTTAATGTCCAAACTGAATTCACTACACTTAAAGTGGTTAAGTTTATTATGTATATAAGGAAGTTTCACCTTGAAACATTGAGAATGTTAAAGATAAATTTGAGGTTAGCGATATTCAAGAAAGACGAGAAGTCAAAGAAGAACTTGTCTAAATGACGATTGCAGATATTGCAAATAACACATTCAAAGATTGTTTAAGATATGGAAACAAAATCATGCAAAGACTACAATTTGAAAGGTGGAGTATGAATATCCAAAGAGACTAAAATTGTAGTAAAAAATGCATTATcccaacttaaaaaataattataatgttttcCACAACCACTCTTTTAATGAAAGGTTGTCCCAAAATTATTTTGGTAATGATTACTTATATAGTCACCATTAAAAAGTActtttaatcattaaaaaaatttcacctGGTCTCTTTGAAAATGATTCTTTTAGTAAACTTTGTTGAAAAGATATTTTAGCATTGCATTAATGATCTACCAATGCCTTATGTTGTAATGCTGTTAGGTATGATTTTCTACGCAATATGAATAGGAAAATACATTTGACACAAGCTTTTtctaatgaaatattattttaattgagtGTAGGATGATggtagtagaaaaaaaaatgagtgtcAACATGTAAATAACTTCCGTTACTTATTACATTTacgtaatattttttgttaattgtggATTTTAGTCCAGTATTccacttttcttctttatatatatatatatatatatatatatatatatatatatatatatatatatatatatatatatatatatacttgcagcacatcaaagttttcctttttaaaaacCAAGCTGAAGTTAGTTTGAAATTAAGTGTGTATACGTATGTTCTGACCATCAGTATCATTCTATTGTAGGGCAACTGGTCCTTGCAATGCTTCAAGCTCACCGGCAAAGTTGAAGTCTTAGAGAAAAACTTAAGGTACCCTATTGATCCTTTCTGGTATAAACTTAACAATAACTTTGAGCCATGTTGGTAGtctttcaattaattataaCCTTTTTGTCTTCTCTTCCCACGAAAAACACCCTTTTGCTCTTTTTTCCAAATGATGATTTCTAAGAAAAAGTCTGCCAATTTAACACCAAAATTTTAGGtgattttttcaaatttcttcaTACACAAAAGGTATCTCTGAGAGCGTGCTTACAAATTTCTGCACAACAAATGCCTAGTTAAATTGCCTAAAACTACTAAGTATGTTTAGTTTcaactattaatttttaatttacatgaacaagtaataatgtttaataatttctctttttaaagATGCTTCAAAGTCATTtactttttgtaaaaatataaaaattacaaataagtTATGATATCTTGAATATAGGAACTTTGTTGGACAAGATCTGGATCCTTTGAGCTTGAGAGAGCTTCAGAGTTTGGAGCATCAGCTTGACACAGCTATAAAGCGCATCCGAACTAGAAAGGTGAAAATTTGCTTTACCATCCgcaaacaaataagaaaattaaaacaagtgGAGAAAATGCATTTCAAATTAAACGAGCAACagcatatatataaaataatttctgtGGCTAATTAATCTTCATATGATGATTATGATTGTTGCAGAACCAAGTGATGAATGAATCGATCtcagatctgcagaaaaaggTAAGAGGGTGAGTGACAGAATAATTACATTTGCATATAATAGTAACAAAGTATGGTGTGGATGTGACAGGCAAAGCAACTGCAGGAGCAAAATGGAACGCTTACAAAGAAGGTAGAAGCCATATGAGGCTGTGTAATGTATGAGTTTTGTATTAAGAGAAGGGATAAGGAAAAAAAGCTTGACCTGTTTGTTACATTGATGAGTAGATTAAGGACAAAGGAAAGGCAGTGGCTGAACGTTCACAGTGTCCTCCACAGCTACAACTACATCATAGACTTGTTCCTTCTTTAACACCTGCGTAtgtttctcttctctcttctcacCGTCTATAACAAACATACATTCAATGTTTCTAAATGTCTATAGTTTAAACATTATTCCCACCACTTTGTGTTCATTTCacttgaaactgtaaaataattctagagggcttgattgatccctctcacaatcttctatttataagaataaattgatacacaagtacatgataaatagagtaaccctagacacaatataatcatgataaatagggtaatccaagacataatataatcatgataaatagggtaatcctagacataatataatcatgataaatagggtaacccttgacacactataatgatgataaaataggataaatatcctaacaattTCATCTAGGGATTCctataattgattttgaaatgtCTCATATACACTGAAAATTTCTAGCATATGTGGAttgaaaattatgtatgaatctAAATCCTGATACGAGACCAGATATAAGTAAGTTGaatatcttataataataaatatttatgaatttattgtCTTAAGATTAAGTTTGAGATAATATAGTGTAATTCTCTTAATATGTAACACGGATAGAAATACAAACACGAGTAATTCTCTATTTAATATGGTAAAAATACATGGAATACTACACAAACATTAACCCATATTTATATCTTAGATTATTATGAGTTATTTAAATTGACAATCAATGTAttcaaaatcatatataatctaaatatttgtaattatataggatttgtttgttatttctaTAATCTTATGCaataaatttgagtttttataaaatcattatatttattaacaaaatgtTAAAACATGTTGAAATTATGTTAAAGACAAAAAAGAATGGTTTAGGTCAGGTTTCATGTTGAATATATATGtcaacttcatatatatatatatatatatatatatatatatatatatatatatatatatatatatatatatatatatatatatatatattagtttaggTGAGGTTTGATGTTGAATTTGTTTAGTGAATCTTGGTGGTGTATATATTATAGAGTTTTGGGATTATAAGAAGTGTGAAAATGGTGCAGTCAGAATTCAggagaagtggatgaaggaggaGCAATTCCTAGTACGACTACTCTCATACCACCATGGATGCTGCATCAGTTTGCGAGATGAAGCAGTGCGGCAGTGTTATGTTTGTGACATGTGATGAATATTAAAAGCATAAgctatatatatgtatgtgtcaAAAACATAAAGAATAATGGTATAGCCATGCGTGGTATAAGTTGATAACTGCTCATTCTTGAATAGGATGTGCCTTCAAATTTTATGGTTTTTGCCAAAAATGTCATTAGCCAAGAATGCTACTATAAATAGTGCAAGTGAATTTTCCAAGAAACTTCCTAAGAAGGAGGAAACAAAGCTACTAATGGACCAAAACAGTATATTCAACCAGGATAATGGGCCTTACCTAGGACAACTTTCCATCATAAAAGTGATTTTCAGATtacaatatcaaaataattagaAGCAAAATCATTCCAATTATAAAGGTCGTTTGGAAGGGGCACTGCATAGAAGAAGCTACATGAGAGGAGGAATAAGATGTGAAGTCCCATTATTCATATGTTGTTTAGTATgttttcctaatttttttatatgaaaaatttaaaatagtaaagtATTCTAACATTCATAATTATTGTTTAAGGAATTGGATAGAAAAATAGtttagtatttaaattgttttaagttttagatagaaaaaaaggttataaaatatttattgataacatACCACTTTAAAGATATTCAAAGGTTTTGCTAATTTAGAGAGGATATGAGAGCCAATCAGGTTTTAATTAACAACGAAAAATCATGACATAGATGAGAGGGGTGTCACTTAAAATGTTGAGCTCAACATtgagttttgaaaaagttaaagaGAAAATTCAAGAACAAACACATATTACCATATCAcgaatttaaataaactatttcCTTAAATTGGAAAAAtgatttcctttttttttcaaatattaaattataaaatatattattcacaaattcatttattttatgttaatttatcACACACTACTCGGTTAACTTCAACTATTATTATGTATTCTagataaataacttaaaagtaGTTTATCTAACACGAAGTaaacaacatattttaattGCATTAATCGAAAAACATTATTGATATTGACTGAAAAATTTTTATTAACGTAAGTTGAGAACTACCATTGAGTTATATTGATAAGAAATAACATCGACAATAAAGCAATAACCATTATTGACTTTAGTCTAATCGAAATCTAATTGGAATTAGTAAAAGAAGAATAGTTGGCAATATCTCAATTTTAGTCAAACCGATGACATCTTGACAGAAGTCAAGTCAAAgacaaaatataaagaaaactaACATAGAATTGAGAGATGAAAAAGTATGGAGAAGTTTAAATTCTTActttataagtaaaatttaaaaatatataattttacttaatCAAATTAGCTTCATAAATTCATAGAATTTTGATATCTTTTTAAATTCTCAATCCAAATAACATATTTTGTATACAATATTTGAAATTCTTATGAAAACAAGTTACCATCACAAAATCCACTGTCCAAACACACtacaacataatatttttatttaatttttgcacATCAAGATGAATGTTTGAGAGCTTTATGAACCAACATGTTTGTGCAATTGTGAATTATTTTTGGtgtttcattaaatatttagcccataagcaaaagaaaaaacaaatcaatgGGTAAGGTACAATTCTGTCAACTCTATGATTGCAGGAACTATTGcatacaaatttcaaatttatagatAATCTTTGTCTTTTTAATAGGGTGGAAAGATACCTTCATAATTATATCTATAGTCTGCTGATATTTCTAAACAACATCTTGTTACTTTGAAGTGTAGCTCTACTGtctttctaaatttaaatgGGGGGTTTGGCTTGGTTAATATTTGGGAAGAAAACTATATTTACGAGCTCAGGCTTGAGATTTTTTGTATGGTTCTACGAATTGGTTATATCTTATGAGAGCTAGATTTCTTAATAAGTTTCCACAAACTtgtcatatataaatatttttctattttgagaTGAGATAATTTTTAGTGGAATCATGGTAATGATCAAAATGTGAATTTTTGAAATGATGTTTAGCTTATGAAGAAAACCTCTTTCTAAGCTCCTACATACAAATTCCTTCTAATGTTTGTCTTATTTTGAAATCCAAGATTCTCCATGCTTGGAATGCTATTAATCAGTCTATTCCTTGTTCTTTGCTTCATGTTACGACTATGGTGactttttatgttaaatatcaTGTTTTTAGACTTTGAATGTCTTAGTATTCTTAATGTGAAACTAAAGGAGAGTTATCTCCTAGATATAATGGAGTCCATTCATGGGATAAGTTTATTTAGTCTTATATACCTTCAGTCATGACTTTGGTTCTTGACAACTTCATCATAAGATTCTTATTGATATAATCATATCCAATCTTCTACCATAGATCTTAGTTTTATGTGTAACATTTGTGAATCACTTCAAGAGAATGATGATCACTTTTTCTTTGTGTTAATGTAACAAGTTCCAAACTTGGATTTCCCAagtttttcctttattttcgcCAATTCATCTCTTACTTTgttgaaataaaatcattaaaatttgtTCTAGTTTAAACTTTACGATTATAGTTCACATAAAAAAGTACTAGATTATTGATCTTCTAGCTAATTAGacttttttatttgacactTTACCCTCAATTGTAAAGTTGGATTGTATTAGGAATTATTACAATGTCCcacaatttatgttttgttagCATTACGAGTATAATTTGATCAATATGCCTATTGGTACATTTCCTTCTTCTTTTATGAATGTTTATGccaaataatgataaaaattttaGAGTGTGAATCTAGATTGAAATATACAATTTGAAATTCTAATATATGGTAAAGTGGGTACCTCTCTTTCTATCTAGTTgtatgataaaagaaataattagaCAATTGTGGTCCCAGAATTCCTAATCATGCACAAGGAAATTCATATGTGTGGGCATACTATGATTGGAATCAAAAACACCCGTGAAGACAACGACTTCCTCAAATTTGACAACTTCATACACTTGTATAATCACTCTTTTCAAACTTAACTATCCCCATTCTCGAATGCCTTTCACTAAAACATAACTCTATTTTCGCATCCTTTtcatataactattttataagCAACTTATTTCATGGAAAATGATTCAtggacaataaaaaaaatatacattgaCACTTAATATATActtagagagaaaataaaaatgataagtttataaattatatcaCATTTAATTAGTGTAGATAAAATTAAGGTAATGTGTCATTGCTCTTTATTTCATAtacacataataaaataattattggttGATATTTATGAACTTAAAAgacaataacaaacaaaagtGTGTAACATTTGTCAATTATATTCTATTAAACTCCAAGATATCTCTTCACAGTCCTTTTTATTGACTAAGTTACTAATGTAAAGTTCTGTGACCATTAAAACTCCTTATATAAAGATTATTACtgataaatatttcaaaatataaatatatatttcattcaatgtaatatattttttctattaataaataCCTCCATATGTGAAgaagagtttaattttttaattatgggaaTTACGTGATAATAATATCTCTAAAACAGAACATCATGTCATTTAatgaatttgttatttttattcatatataaattattaaactaatgtaaaaacagtaaaacataTAGACAAAAGTCATAGATTCACGAACTCATAAACCTCACTTTTGAATCATAAGAAAACACTAAACTCATCCAGACAATCACAATCACAGATAATATGAAAATCATgcataaatttcaaatatatatagatttatCAAATCACATGATAAAAGAACCTTGTACTAATGAACTCTATCACGATTACATAGAAGTGTAGCTTCTTCTCAAGATAATTTgcttgattaaaaaataattatgtaaaaaagCCCAATTAACCACAGTAAACAGTTTGGTCAAAATAAATTGCATCAAAACCCACTTAATTATTGCACTACACTTTTGACTTGAAGACAAAATGTTTCTTCGTAAGCTCCTCAAACCGTCATAATTTAGTGTTATTTTAGTAGCATTGTCACATGCAGCATCACATAAATAATGCACCTCACAGGTCATCCGAACACAGTTCATCGGTTTGTCTAAACTCTTAGCGTCTGACATCTACAAATTCACAGGTGTCATGTTAAGCATTGTCTTGGCTCTCAGTGTGACTCCAGCAAAGACATATTTCCTACGTGTTTGTCATCTGTAGTGTCAAATGTCCTTCTCACAAATTGTGGGGTTACTTTCTTATATAGTCTCGTGAACCAACAGGACCCAACTTTGGCATTTCACACACCAACAAAGGAACAAACATCCAAGcaaattttcttgttttattataCTATCCAAAGTGTATTATCATATTAGTTTTATGCATCATTATCTTCTAcagatttcttttttatcaaacagAAACCGAGAGCTTACCTGTGTCCAACTTTTACGCCCCCAGCAAAGTCTTAACAAACAGCAAATCACTTCTCTTAACACAGTTAATGGTGGTTTTTGCATGATTGAACTACTATATAGCCTTTTTCCTGGTCAACATCTGTTTTCAATTGTCTTTATcatagagagaaagagagagtaaAGAGGAATAAGAGCTTATAATTGAATAGTGTGAgcctaattatttatttgggAGCACACCCACCAATTGGTCTTCACTCACAGACACGGTTTCTCAGACAACAAGCCTTAGAATAATGTCTTCGATCCTTGTAATTCTGCTTCTCAGCCTCACATACGGTAGTTTTTCTGAGGCTAACCATGACAAGAGGCTTCCTTCTGCTTCTGTGGTTGGCACTGTCTACTGTGACACATGTTTTCAACTGGATTTTTCTAGGGGAAGCCATTTTATTTCAGGTCCCTTTTGCTTCTTCTATTGAATCCCTGGTTCAGCTTCATATCATATCATGTCATACCCATAAGGTGTTATTTGAACTTGGTGGCTAATGTCTGGTTATTCCCTGTGCAGGTGCCTTAGTAGGTATAGAATGTAAAGATGGGAATTCAGTACAAAGATTCAAGAAAGAAGTGAAGACAGATGAAAATGGGGAATTCAAAGTGCAGCTACCTTTCAAAGTGAGGAAACATGTGAGGAGAATCAAAGGGTGTACTTTCAAGTTAATAAATAGCAGTGAGCCTCACTGTGCGGTGGCATCAGTTTCCACCTCTTCTTCAATGAGTCTTAAGACAAGAAATCAAAGAGAACAGGTATTCTCAGCAGGGTTGTTCTCATTCAAGCCTGTAGAAAAGCCAAACTTTTGTAACAAAAAACAGAGTGTTCAAAACTCCAATCCACATGTTTCTGTGAAACCCTTTTCAGAAATTCCACCAAAAGTTCAAACTACAGTGTTCAAATCCAATCCAACTAAAAGTTCAGACAAATCTCAATCAAATAAAGATTTAGCCGAAGATTTCTTTTTTCCTCCAAATCCATTTTTTCCACCACCATTGATTCCTAATCCATTTCAGCCTCCTCCCCTCATTCCAAACCCCTTTCAACCACCTCCTCTTATTCCAAACCCTTTTCAACCACCAAGCCCACCACTCATTCCCAACCCATTCCAGCCACCAAGCCCACCACCCTTCATCCCTAACCCATTCCAGCCTCCTCCAAGCCCACATGCACCCTTCATTCCTAACCCATTCCAGCCTCCACCCAGCCCACCACCATCTTTGTTTCCTCCTTTTCCACCAATAGTAATACCAGGTTTAACtccatcaccaccaccacctccaccaCCAGCACCAATTTTCCCTATTCCTCCTTTCCCTCCACTGTTCCCACCTCTATTCCCTCCACCTCACAGTCCTGGCACACCTGCTTCTTCCAAGAATACTTCTCCTTGATTAACTAGATCTTACCAGTCATTGTGTAAAAATTTCTTAACagatatttgtaaaaaaagaaaataaaaagaggtGATTTTACCTTATtacttcattattttcttctttttatgaatatttattgaGAAATTTATCTGAATGAGCTTTATATAGTGTACAATATATATATGGTTATGATATAAATAACTAGACATGCAGAAGGATACTTTGCAGATAAAGTAGCTactaaggaaataaaaatatacattgtTGCTATGTTAGTAATTAGTAATAAATATGAGGATTTTGACATCGTAAAGCTTCaatcttttaaatttctattacTTGTGTGATTTGTATCTTTGAATTGTTCTGAAAATGCACACTTATAGTTGTGattttattatacattataaattatgaCTATATCATAAATTCAGGCGAACAGATTGtaagttattttcattttagattaGGCTGCACTCAGGTTGCTTAAGGAGACCTGgagaaaatgaatttattttccaTATTGAAATACTGgagtaatgatttttataattgttatctACATTTCTTAAAATCTTTATACACGtttctagaaaataaaatattcttatgtttgattttcatagatccttttaaaatatattgatgtttcctctcaaaaaaataacattacagATTAGATACATTTTTGCTAAATTTTACTATTAagagtttaaataaattttatttatcagaATCTTTAATAAAGACAATATAGTATTGCGTTAAAATAATAAGGTGGtatttttacattgttttgatttaagaaaattaGCGTTTAACCTTGTTCCATTAGGACAATTCTGTTTAAAACACATGCAAAACACGTTTTAAAAAAGTCTAggaatcttatttttattaaaataataaattaaacatgaaaaattaaaaataaaatttatatttttggaatgcTACAAACTTTGGTTTCTATATCAAGTTGTTACTAAAGGTTAAGTATTGACTAATGTCAACATAATATAACGTAGTGATTAGAAGTATCCATCAtagttaacttttaaattttaaactaaaataactaaattagcTAAAAAATTCGTTGATTCCACTTGAAATGATTTACTTTCGTGCTATGTAAGTGTAAAGTAATTTTTTCTAACCTTTCATTCtcctcaaatttatttttataatttctaatattaaaaattgaacatttaaaaatgaaaattggaatataaattttatatcattttagaTATATACAAACAAAGAGTCAGGTAATCTTCTAAAGTTTAATTGTGCTAATTTATACTAAAAAgtagaatattaaataaatttcaaataaataaacttaaacatTTATCATTACTATATATTACAGATAGTAACACtagaaaaagttatttaaaacataaagaaatgttactaaatattttatcaaatgttcctaaaataatttagtaaCATTTCATAAAAGTATGTCCTATGTAACTAATGATTTTAGGTAACgtttttacatattaataaaaatgttattaagaaattagtaatatttatttaataaaaacataataattttaaaacactaataaaaatacttagtaaattttttatttatttaaaaaactagcattataaaaatatttcttaaagtTTTTAGTAACATTTTAGCAacgttataaaaataaaacacaattctgtttaaaaataaaacattaaaaagttCTAAATACAATGTCAAACAACACAGTAGAAATGAATAATCCTGGAAGCACAATTGTTACATAAAAAGAGAGataaaataagtttagaaaCAACAACTGCATTAAAAAAGAGAGataaaataagtttagaaaCAACAACTGCATTAAAAAAGAGAATATAAATTGTTGAATATCAAAAGGATGATAGGTAAATGACTTTACCTTTTACAAAGGATGAgcttaaataaataagtaatgatattaaaaaataatttttaaaacactcatttatttaaaagcaaataaaatatGCATGTCAATGAGAAAGTAGAATACCTCCGACAATAAGAAAGAACGGTAATTCTTGAGCACGTTCCTATTCTGCCGATTAATCAAGCCACATTCTGATATATCTTCCTCATCTTGATGTAGCCTATCcactattactttggaatctgATACCAATAGTTCAACAAGCTATTTTGAAATATTGACGTACAGCAAAGCCTCCCCTCACATTCATTTACAATAGCAAGTACATATTGAAATAtcctttttttattctatttaatcCTTTATGTAAAAATAGACATTAAAAGTAATAACTACACATTCTTCTCCCTCAAATTTTCTGTATGGATACaactatttttgaaatgttaaaatCGAATCAGTACTTTATcaactaaaacaaatataacttccctaaaactgaaaataaaattttcattcaattaaGTAGTTTAATTCGATGATTGTGTGCACGAGTTACAACTTCAGTTATTATTCACAAACAAGGGCAAGCCATATATCTCTTGACTGATCGAAATGACAAACTGGCAGATGATTTTAAAAGGAAACCAGATCAGATAGCCCACAAGAACAAGACCTCAACTCATCACATAAATACCTAAAACGAATAAACGACCACAAATTAGTTTGCATAGTGAAACTAACATTGATGTGAAAACAAATGTTGTTGATAATCCAATTCCAAAAACTACTGCAATACTTGATGCACATTAAAGATATAGCGACCATTAGAGCACAAAGGGTTTGCAAAGCAAGAGCAAAATGTTTGAAACTAGGAAATTTTGCATTGAGTTATAACAAGATTGAAGGTCATAATGGTGTACCACAGCAGAGTCAAAGTAGAATTCTTGCaa includes these proteins:
- the LOC108323310 gene encoding leucine-rich repeat extensin-like protein 3: MSSILVILLLSLTYGSFSEANHDKRLPSASVVGTVYCDTCFQLDFSRGSHFISGALVGIECKDGNSVQRFKKEVKTDENGEFKVQLPFKVRKHVRRIKGCTFKLINSSEPHCAVASVSTSSSMSLKTRNQREQVFSAGLFSFKPVEKPNFCNKKQSVQNSNPHVSVKPFSEIPPKVQTTVFKSNPTKSSDKSQSNKDLAEDFFFPPNPFFPPPLIPNPFQPPPLIPNPFQPPPLIPNPFQPPSPPLIPNPFQPPSPPPFIPNPFQPPPSPHAPFIPNPFQPPPSPPPSLFPPFPPIVIPGLTPSPPPPPPPAPIFPIPPFPPLFPPLFPPPHSPGTPASSKNTSP
- the LOC108323311 gene encoding truncated transcription factor CAULIFLOWER A, which translates into the protein MGRGRVQLKQIENKISRQVTFSKRRTGLRKKAHEISVLCDAQVALIVLNAKGKLFDYSSESSMENVLERYERHAHIGQLVEDGDESQGNWSLQCFKLTGKVEVLEKNLRNFVGQDLDPLSLRELQSLEHQLDTAIKRIRTRKNQVMNESISDLQKKAKQLQEQNGTLTKKIKDKGKAVAERSQCPPQLQLHHRLVPSLTPAQNSGEVDEGGAIPSTTTLIPPWMLHQFAR